In a single window of the Nocardioides plantarum genome:
- a CDS encoding GTP pyrophosphokinase: protein MIDEADAIVRQYEIARADYEALAIRIRQLLLDLLKGEGLDIIQIESRAKSTESLRDKLSDKGDAYSDLGDITDLCGVRVITYYLEDVDVVESLLAREFEVDESNSVDKSKQLKWDQFGYLSRHYILQLKSPRTTLAEWQPCQNLKFEVQVRTSLQHAWAAVNHKLDYKNESSVPSELRRTLHRLSALFEIADSQFSDLRRSVVELAASYAKSVDDGDLSAELNADSLDAYFDRSPVYSRARASVEAVGEPLLPHGAQPFQTARDRSDLLEFFKLAGMTQLLQVDEWLHQLVSDSTLLKVVSEVEAGPRRAINLDDFLSQALAVERPEVDDFYEEVYGTPDDWLPRARALLQERRTAQ from the coding sequence GTGATCGACGAAGCAGATGCAATTGTCCGTCAATACGAGATTGCGCGGGCGGACTATGAGGCGCTTGCGATTCGGATTCGTCAACTGTTGCTAGATCTGCTTAAGGGTGAGGGCCTCGACATCATCCAGATTGAGTCACGCGCAAAGTCAACCGAGAGCTTGCGAGACAAGTTGAGCGATAAGGGTGATGCATACAGCGACCTGGGCGACATAACAGATCTTTGCGGCGTGCGGGTGATTACCTATTATCTTGAGGATGTGGACGTTGTTGAAAGCTTGCTTGCCCGAGAGTTTGAGGTTGATGAGAGCAATTCTGTCGACAAGAGCAAGCAGTTGAAGTGGGATCAATTTGGGTACCTGTCGCGTCACTACATTCTCCAATTGAAGTCACCGCGTACCACTCTTGCCGAATGGCAGCCGTGTCAGAATTTGAAATTCGAGGTCCAAGTGCGCACGTCGTTGCAACACGCATGGGCTGCGGTCAACCATAAGCTAGATTACAAAAATGAATCGTCCGTTCCAAGCGAACTTCGACGCACTTTGCATCGACTCAGTGCCCTTTTCGAGATTGCGGACTCTCAGTTCTCCGACCTCAGACGTTCCGTCGTTGAGCTCGCTGCTTCCTATGCCAAAAGCGTCGATGACGGCGACCTGTCGGCTGAGCTGAATGCTGATTCGCTTGACGCATATTTCGACCGAAGTCCTGTGTATTCACGTGCGCGAGCCAGCGTGGAGGCAGTCGGCGAACCATTGCTTCCACACGGCGCCCAACCTTTCCAGACCGCACGAGACCGCAGCGACCTACTGGAGTTCTTCAAATTGGCTGGGATGACGCAGCTTCTTCAAGTTGACGAGTGGCTTCATCAACTGGTGAGCGACTCGACCTTGCTGAAGGTGGTCTCAGAGGTTGAAGCCGGACCCCGTCGAGCCATTAACCTTGACGACTTCCTTAGCCAAGCTCTCGCGGTCGAGCGACCAGAGGTGGACGATTTTTACGAAGAGGTGTATGGCACTCCCGACGATTGGTTGCCGCGAGCGCGAGCTCTTCTTCAAGAGCGGCGCACGGCGCAGTGA
- a CDS encoding nitroreductase family protein produces MELSEAMRTTGTCRYYSDQHVSDEVLHAAFDNARFGPQGGNRQPVRWIVVRDEAKKQRLAELYMPYWSAYYDMILEGTKNVGAVPATVASANYFAHHLAEVPVLMVVCAEIDGLHPTDHELDRLSVVGGASIYPTVQNLTLALREQGVASAITTLLCAEEPAVKELLNIPDGFITAAHMAVGYPAKGFPRKLTRSPVEDIAFLDSFDTPMFA; encoded by the coding sequence ATGGAGCTCAGCGAGGCGATGCGGACCACCGGCACCTGCCGCTACTACAGCGACCAGCACGTGAGCGACGAGGTGCTGCACGCGGCGTTCGACAACGCGCGCTTCGGTCCGCAGGGCGGCAACCGCCAGCCGGTGCGCTGGATCGTGGTGCGCGACGAGGCGAAGAAGCAGCGCCTGGCCGAGCTCTACATGCCCTACTGGTCGGCCTACTACGACATGATCCTCGAGGGCACCAAGAACGTCGGCGCCGTGCCGGCCACCGTCGCCAGCGCCAACTACTTCGCCCACCACCTGGCCGAGGTGCCCGTGCTGATGGTGGTGTGCGCCGAGATCGACGGGCTGCACCCCACCGACCACGAGCTCGACCGGCTCAGCGTCGTCGGCGGCGCCTCGATCTACCCGACCGTCCAGAACCTGACCCTCGCCCTGCGCGAGCAGGGGGTTGCGTCGGCGATCACCACCCTGCTGTGCGCCGAGGAGCCTGCGGTCAAGGAGCTCCTCAACATCCCGGACGGGTTCATCACCGCCGCCCACATGGCCGTCGGCTACCCGGCCAAGGGATTCCCGAGGAAGCTGACGCGCAGCCCGGTCGAGGACATCGCGTTCCTCGACAGCTTCGACACCCCGATGTTCGCGTGA
- a CDS encoding class I adenylate-forming enzyme family protein, giving the protein MSGAPSEVVAGASLTEVQRSRLGRATIGDQLRRHAQTLQDKPAIVAYDADGRREVATYADLDERANRFAHALLELGVGRGDRVAVMSRNRIESVVAYYGVLKVGAAYSGISFLFGEREVAQQISHLQPAAVVVSPELAPVMAAVVSVHPVPAVVVLGTPDVEGWHAYDDVMAGASSDEPDCEVDEHDLAMIVYTSGTEAAPKGVMIAHRNYLISTSPAYTWGLRCLPDDVWLYVMPFHTIAGIGSLTSLILLGATLVLPATTDAAESLRMIRDEQITVLAQTPTFFISLSDHADFGPDTVGTIERCLTYGGQVSPRAIEAWHAAAPASIWGTYWGQSELTQLGSVGWFKRLEDIPDSDPTWIGRPVGHLEVKVVDPLGEEGETGELLCRTPSVMLGYYLDPERTAAVLADGWVHTGDIVRRDAQGNLFFLDRSKDMIKSGGLNVSSQEVERSLQAHPDVVRAAVVGLPDDYWSEVVTAFVVLRPGSAVTGDDLRTHCRADMAAYKVPKSVHVVDELPTDPQGKLLKRELRRVHGTA; this is encoded by the coding sequence GTGAGCGGCGCGCCCTCCGAGGTGGTGGCGGGCGCGTCCCTCACCGAGGTGCAGCGGTCCCGGCTGGGCCGCGCGACGATCGGTGACCAGCTGCGGCGGCACGCCCAGACGCTGCAGGACAAGCCGGCGATCGTGGCCTACGACGCCGACGGACGGCGCGAGGTGGCCACCTACGCCGACCTCGACGAGCGCGCCAACCGCTTCGCCCACGCCCTGCTCGAGCTCGGCGTCGGCCGGGGCGACCGGGTCGCGGTCATGTCGCGCAACCGCATCGAGAGCGTCGTCGCCTACTACGGAGTCCTCAAGGTCGGCGCCGCCTACTCCGGAATCAGCTTCCTGTTCGGCGAGCGCGAGGTCGCACAGCAGATTTCCCACCTCCAGCCCGCCGCGGTGGTGGTGTCGCCGGAGCTGGCGCCGGTGATGGCCGCGGTGGTGTCCGTGCACCCGGTGCCGGCGGTCGTCGTGCTCGGCACCCCCGACGTCGAGGGGTGGCACGCCTACGACGACGTGATGGCTGGGGCATCGTCCGACGAGCCCGACTGCGAGGTCGACGAGCACGACCTGGCGATGATCGTCTACACCAGCGGTACCGAGGCGGCACCCAAGGGCGTGATGATCGCCCACCGCAACTACCTGATCTCCACCTCGCCCGCCTACACGTGGGGGCTGCGCTGCCTGCCCGACGACGTGTGGCTCTACGTGATGCCGTTCCACACGATCGCCGGCATCGGGTCGTTGACGTCGCTGATCCTGCTGGGGGCCACGTTGGTGCTCCCGGCGACCACCGACGCCGCCGAGTCGCTACGGATGATCCGCGACGAGCAGATCACGGTGCTCGCTCAGACCCCGACCTTCTTCATCTCCCTGTCCGACCACGCCGACTTCGGGCCCGACACGGTCGGCACCATCGAGCGCTGCCTGACCTACGGCGGCCAGGTGTCCCCTCGGGCGATCGAGGCGTGGCACGCCGCGGCGCCGGCGTCGATCTGGGGCACCTACTGGGGGCAGTCCGAGCTGACCCAGCTGGGATCGGTGGGCTGGTTCAAGCGGCTCGAGGACATCCCGGACAGCGACCCGACCTGGATCGGCCGTCCGGTCGGCCACCTCGAGGTCAAGGTCGTCGACCCGCTCGGCGAGGAGGGGGAGACCGGCGAGCTGCTCTGCCGTACGCCCTCGGTGATGCTCGGCTACTACCTCGACCCCGAGCGCACCGCCGCCGTGCTGGCCGACGGCTGGGTGCACACCGGCGACATCGTGCGCCGTGATGCTCAGGGCAACCTGTTCTTCCTCGACCGCAGCAAGGACATGATCAAGTCGGGTGGGCTCAACGTGTCGTCGCAGGAGGTGGAGCGCTCGTTGCAGGCCCACCCTGACGTCGTCCGCGCGGCCGTGGTGGGGCTGCCCGACGACTACTGGTCGGAGGTCGTCACCGCGTTCGTCGTGCTGCGTCCGGGGTCCGCGGTCACCGGCGACGACCTGCGCACGCACTGCCGCGCCGACATGGCGGCCTACAAGGTGCCGAAGTCGGTCCACGTCGTCGACGAGCTGCCGACCGACCCTCAGGGCAAGCTGCTCAAGCGTGAGCTGCGACGCGTGCACGGGACGGCCTGA
- a CDS encoding ATP-binding cassette domain-containing protein: MTSHVPAAARHDLIRVVGARVNNLRDVSVDLPKRRLTVFTGVSGSGKSSLVFGTVAAESQRLINETYSTFVQGFMPTLARPDVDVLEGLTTAIIVDQERMGSDPRSTVGTATDVHAMLRILFSRLGTPHVGGPQAFSFNVASIAGAGAVTVEKAGRTIRERREFNVTGGMCPRCEGRGHVQDFDLTALYDDEKSLNEGALSIPGYTMDGWNGRILRGCGWFDPDKPIKDYSERELDDLLHKEATRIKVDGINLTFLGLVPQITKTFLAKDVDAMQPHVRAFVERAVTFTRCPDCDGTRLSVLARSSTVRGRSIADLCRLQISDLAAWIRGVEEPSVAPLLAALTQTLDSFVTIGLGYLSLDRPSGTLSGGEAQRTKMIRHLGSALTDVTYVFDEPTIGLHPHDIQRMNELLLQLRDKGNTVLVVEHKPETIAIADHVVDLGPGAGTEGGVVCFEGTLEGLRGSDTVTGRHLDHRARLKDSVRSPAGVLEIRGASTHNLQDVDVDVPLGVLTVVTGVAGSGKSSLIHGSVARRDGVVAIGQEGIRGSRRSNPATYTGLLEPIRKAFAKQNGVKPALFSANSEGACPHCKGAGVVYSDLGIMAGVATPCEVCEGKRFAASVLDYRLGGLDISEVLGLSVADAERFFAEGVGALPAAHRILARLADVGLGYLTLGQPLTTLSGGERQRIKLATHLGEKGGVYVLDEPTTGLHLADVDHLLGLLDRLVESGRSVIVIEHHQAVMAHADWIIDLGPGAGHDGGRVVFEGTPADLVAARSTLTGEHLAAYVG, encoded by the coding sequence ATGACGAGCCACGTGCCCGCCGCGGCCCGCCACGACCTGATCCGGGTCGTCGGCGCACGGGTCAACAACCTGCGTGACGTCAGCGTCGACCTGCCCAAGCGCCGGCTCACGGTGTTCACCGGGGTGTCCGGCTCGGGCAAGAGCTCGTTGGTGTTCGGGACCGTCGCGGCCGAGTCCCAGCGGCTGATCAACGAGACCTACAGCACGTTCGTGCAGGGCTTCATGCCGACGCTGGCCCGTCCCGACGTCGACGTGCTTGAGGGACTGACCACCGCGATCATCGTCGACCAGGAACGGATGGGGTCCGATCCCCGCTCCACGGTCGGCACCGCTACCGACGTCCACGCGATGCTGCGCATCCTGTTCAGCCGGCTGGGCACTCCCCACGTCGGGGGCCCGCAGGCGTTCTCGTTCAACGTCGCCTCGATCGCCGGCGCCGGAGCGGTCACCGTCGAGAAGGCCGGCCGCACGATCCGCGAGCGGCGGGAGTTCAACGTCACCGGCGGCATGTGCCCGCGGTGCGAGGGTCGCGGCCACGTGCAGGACTTCGACCTCACCGCGCTCTACGACGACGAGAAGTCGCTCAACGAGGGTGCCCTGAGCATCCCGGGCTACACGATGGACGGCTGGAACGGCCGGATCCTGCGTGGCTGCGGCTGGTTCGACCCCGACAAGCCGATCAAGGACTACTCCGAGCGGGAGCTCGACGACCTCCTGCACAAGGAGGCCACCAGGATCAAGGTCGACGGCATCAACCTGACCTTCCTCGGCCTCGTCCCCCAGATCACCAAGACGTTCCTCGCCAAGGACGTCGACGCGATGCAGCCCCATGTCCGAGCGTTCGTCGAGCGGGCGGTCACCTTCACCCGCTGCCCCGACTGCGACGGCACCCGGCTGAGCGTGCTCGCCCGGTCGTCGACGGTGCGGGGCCGCAGCATCGCCGACCTGTGTCGCTTGCAGATCAGCGACCTGGCCGCCTGGATCCGTGGGGTCGAGGAGCCGTCGGTGGCACCGCTGCTGGCCGCCCTGACGCAGACCCTCGACTCCTTCGTCACCATCGGCCTGGGCTACCTCTCGCTCGACCGGCCCTCCGGCACGCTGTCCGGCGGCGAGGCCCAGCGCACCAAGATGATCCGCCACCTCGGCTCGGCCCTCACCGACGTCACCTACGTCTTCGACGAGCCCACGATCGGCCTGCACCCGCACGACATCCAGCGGATGAACGAGCTGTTGCTCCAGCTGCGCGACAAGGGCAACACGGTGCTCGTGGTCGAGCACAAGCCCGAGACCATCGCCATCGCCGACCACGTCGTCGACCTCGGCCCCGGCGCCGGCACCGAGGGTGGCGTCGTCTGCTTCGAGGGCACCCTCGAGGGCCTGCGGGGGAGCGACACGGTCACCGGTCGGCACCTGGACCACCGAGCCCGGCTCAAGGACTCCGTGCGTAGCCCCGCCGGGGTCCTGGAGATCCGGGGCGCGTCGACCCACAACCTGCAGGACGTCGACGTCGACGTGCCGCTCGGCGTCCTGACCGTGGTGACCGGGGTCGCCGGGTCGGGCAAGAGCTCGTTGATCCACGGCTCGGTGGCCCGCCGCGACGGCGTGGTGGCCATCGGGCAGGAGGGCATCCGCGGCTCGCGGAGGAGCAACCCGGCGACGTACACCGGTCTGCTCGAGCCGATCCGCAAGGCCTTCGCCAAGCAGAACGGCGTCAAGCCGGCGCTGTTCAGTGCCAACTCCGAGGGCGCCTGCCCGCACTGCAAGGGCGCCGGCGTCGTCTACAGCGACCTGGGCATCATGGCCGGCGTCGCCACGCCGTGCGAGGTGTGCGAGGGCAAGCGGTTCGCGGCGTCGGTGCTCGACTACCGACTCGGTGGGCTCGACATCAGCGAGGTGCTCGGGCTGTCCGTCGCCGACGCCGAGCGCTTCTTCGCCGAGGGTGTGGGTGCGCTTCCGGCCGCGCACCGGATCCTGGCGCGCCTGGCCGACGTCGGCCTCGGCTACCTCACGCTCGGCCAGCCGCTGACCACCCTGTCCGGAGGCGAGCGTCAGCGGATCAAGCTCGCGACGCACCTGGGGGAGAAGGGCGGCGTCTACGTGCTCGACGAGCCGACCACAGGTCTGCACCTGGCCGACGTCGACCACCTGCTCGGCCTGCTCGACCGGCTCGTCGAGTCGGGCAGGTCGGTCATCGTGATCGAGCACCACCAAGCGGTGATGGCCCACGCCGACTGGATCATCGACCTCGGACCGGGTGCCGGGCACGACGGCGGCCGGGTCGTCTTCGAGGGCACGCCCGCCGACCTCGTCGCGGCCCGCTCGACGCTGACCGGCGAGCACCTGGCGGCGTACGTCGGGTGA
- a CDS encoding CaiB/BaiF CoA transferase family protein, with translation MTDGAPSRGPLAGLRVVEMAGLGPTPHAAMVLADLGADVVQVRRPVRAAAPDGAADADALLWRGRRVVEVDLKDAAQVDRVLDLVSCADVVIEGFRPGVMERLGLGPDVCLERHPGLVYARMTGWGQEGAWSGAAGHDINYLAVTGVLEAIGPAGAPPVPPLNLVGDFGGGSMLLVVGVMAALWERRTSGRGQVVDAAMTDGVNLLAQLAWSWRAAGRWSDQRGDNLLDGSAPFYATYACRDGHVAVGALEPQFWDALVRVLGLEDLPDRWDRRHWPALRAVLAQRLGERTRAEWATAFDGTDACVTPVLSFAEAPDHAYARERGSFVTVDGDVQAAPAPRFSRSVPPTPGPLVGADLVGVLDEWADGGGRTGG, from the coding sequence GTGACGGACGGCGCTCCCAGCCGCGGCCCGCTGGCCGGTCTGCGGGTCGTCGAGATGGCGGGTCTCGGACCCACGCCGCACGCCGCGATGGTGCTGGCCGACCTCGGCGCCGACGTGGTGCAGGTACGCCGCCCGGTGCGGGCCGCCGCGCCCGACGGGGCGGCCGACGCCGACGCGCTGCTGTGGCGCGGGCGCCGGGTGGTCGAGGTCGACCTCAAGGACGCCGCGCAGGTGGACCGCGTGCTCGATCTCGTGTCGTGCGCCGACGTGGTCATCGAGGGGTTCCGCCCCGGGGTGATGGAGCGGCTCGGCCTCGGCCCCGACGTGTGCCTGGAGCGGCACCCCGGCCTGGTCTACGCCCGGATGACCGGGTGGGGCCAGGAGGGCGCGTGGAGCGGCGCGGCCGGGCACGACATCAACTACCTGGCGGTTACCGGAGTCCTCGAGGCCATCGGCCCGGCCGGCGCGCCGCCCGTGCCACCGCTCAACCTGGTCGGCGACTTCGGCGGCGGCTCGATGCTCCTGGTCGTCGGGGTGATGGCCGCGCTGTGGGAGCGCCGTACGTCGGGGCGCGGCCAGGTGGTCGACGCGGCGATGACCGACGGCGTCAACCTGCTGGCCCAGCTCGCCTGGTCGTGGCGGGCCGCCGGACGCTGGTCGGACCAGCGCGGCGACAACCTGCTCGACGGGTCGGCGCCGTTCTACGCCACCTACGCCTGCCGTGACGGCCACGTGGCCGTCGGTGCGCTCGAGCCGCAGTTCTGGGACGCGCTCGTGCGGGTGCTCGGGCTGGAGGACCTTCCCGACCGGTGGGACCGGCGCCACTGGCCGGCGCTGCGAGCCGTGCTGGCCCAGCGGCTGGGGGAGCGGACCCGTGCGGAGTGGGCGACGGCGTTCGACGGGACGGACGCCTGCGTCACGCCGGTGCTGTCGTTCGCCGAGGCGCCGGACCATGCCTACGCACGAGAGCGGGGGAGCTTCGTCACGGTCGACGGGGACGTGCAGGCGGCACCCGCGCCGCGGTTCTCCCGATCGGTCCCACCGACGCCAGGCCCCCTCGTGGGGGCCGATCTCGTCGGCGTCCTCGACGAGTGGGCCGACGGTGGAGGTCGCACCGGCGGCTGA
- a CDS encoding helix-turn-helix transcriptional regulator — protein sequence MSEFRADDATPTARALVALELIQDRPGVSGERLGERLGVTSRAARRYVGILRQAGIPVESTPGKHGGYRLGRGFRVPPLMFSTDEALALVMAAVRGRGAVGGDGAVDTALDKIARVLPASLSGPVEALRAIGSAPSGDGPDPRLASELARAAQDGVRLRLRYRTAGGAEPREMTVDPWGVNLRHDRWYLLCWSHHADAKRVLRLDRIESATPTGDRFTPTLDLDVATAVDEHMAEGWGIPVEVVVAAPYDEVAACLPRSLGRLETTDTGHTRVVGSTDDAGWYAWQLLRIGAPFTVVGPPALRDECRRLSGRLRDAAAPTPGEVPA from the coding sequence GTGAGCGAGTTCCGGGCCGACGACGCGACCCCGACGGCTCGGGCGCTGGTGGCGCTCGAGCTGATCCAGGACCGTCCGGGGGTCTCGGGGGAGCGGCTCGGTGAGCGTCTCGGGGTCACGTCGCGCGCGGCCCGGCGCTATGTCGGGATCCTGCGTCAGGCGGGCATCCCGGTCGAGTCGACGCCGGGCAAGCACGGCGGCTACCGACTGGGGCGGGGTTTCCGGGTGCCGCCGCTGATGTTCTCGACCGACGAGGCGCTGGCGCTGGTGATGGCCGCGGTGCGGGGGCGCGGAGCGGTCGGGGGCGACGGCGCGGTGGACACGGCGCTCGACAAGATCGCGCGAGTGTTGCCCGCGTCCTTGTCCGGTCCCGTCGAGGCGCTGCGGGCCATCGGGTCGGCCCCGTCGGGCGACGGACCCGACCCGCGGCTGGCGAGCGAGCTGGCCCGAGCCGCGCAGGACGGCGTACGGCTGCGGTTGCGCTACCGGACGGCCGGTGGCGCCGAGCCACGCGAGATGACCGTCGACCCGTGGGGCGTCAACCTGCGCCACGACCGCTGGTACCTCCTGTGCTGGTCGCACCACGCCGACGCCAAGCGGGTCCTGCGGCTCGACCGGATCGAGTCGGCCACCCCCACGGGCGACCGGTTCACCCCGACCCTCGACCTGGACGTCGCCACGGCGGTCGACGAGCACATGGCGGAGGGCTGGGGCATCCCGGTCGAGGTCGTCGTCGCGGCGCCGTACGACGAGGTCGCGGCCTGCCTGCCGCGCAGCCTGGGCCGGCTCGAGACGACCGACACCGGGCACACGCGCGTGGTCGGCAGCACCGACGACGCCGGCTGGTACGCCTGGCAGCTGCTGCGGATCGGCGCGCCGTTCACGGTCGTCGGACCTCCCGCCCTGCGCGACGAGTGCCGTCGGCTGTCGGGCCGCCTGCGCGACGCCGCGGCCCCGACACCCGGGGAGGTGCCCGCATGA
- a CDS encoding dihydrofolate reductase family protein yields MSQLLRVHNFVVSSDGYGAGEGQSLESPFGHADPGQLMSWAFGTASWPNRTEPGGSLGLEDHLVREFHRNVGAEIMGRNKFGPQRGPWVDHEWVGWWGDEPPFHTPVFVMTHHLRPSFSLSDTTFHFVDDEPAAVLQQARTAAHGKDVRLGGGAATVRAFLDADLVDTLHVAVAPVELGRGSRLWTSPDELYDRYEVDVVPRPDGFTHYLFWR; encoded by the coding sequence ATGAGCCAGCTGCTGAGGGTCCACAACTTCGTCGTCTCCAGCGACGGCTACGGCGCCGGTGAGGGGCAGAGCCTGGAGTCCCCCTTTGGTCACGCCGACCCCGGGCAGCTGATGTCCTGGGCCTTCGGTACGGCGAGCTGGCCCAACCGCACCGAGCCCGGTGGCAGCCTCGGACTCGAGGACCACCTGGTCCGCGAGTTCCACCGCAACGTCGGCGCCGAGATCATGGGCCGCAACAAGTTCGGTCCTCAACGCGGCCCGTGGGTCGACCACGAGTGGGTGGGCTGGTGGGGCGACGAGCCGCCCTTCCACACCCCGGTCTTCGTGATGACCCACCACCTGCGGCCGTCCTTCTCACTGTCCGACACCACGTTCCACTTCGTCGACGACGAGCCGGCCGCCGTCCTGCAGCAGGCGCGTACGGCGGCCCACGGCAAGGACGTCCGGCTCGGCGGTGGCGCCGCCACCGTCCGGGCCTTCCTCGACGCCGACCTCGTCGACACCCTCCACGTCGCCGTCGCCCCGGTCGAGCTCGGCCGGGGGTCGCGGCTGTGGACCTCGCCGGACGAGCTGTACGACCGCTACGAGGTCGACGTGGTGCCGCGCCCCGACGGCTTCACGCACTACCTCTTCTGGAGGTAG
- the argS gene encoding arginine--tRNA ligase, giving the protein MLSPESVLAPLVSAAIEQAFGPELRGTDPVLRPSQYADVQVNAALALAKRLGLPPREVAARIVEHLEVGGICDDVEISGPGFLNLTLGDDWIGAQATALAADPRLGVPVEEAQVVPIDYSAPNVAKEMHVGHLRTTVVGDALARTLEHLGHHVVRQNHIGDWGTPFGMLIEHLLDVGEDSPAAALVETDPNAFYQAARAEFEGDEGFATRARARVVALQSGDEATLVVWRRLVARSQNYFNTIYRRLGVTLTDADLAGESTYDHDLAAVCAELVEAGIAVESDGALCVFLDGYTGREGKPLPLIVRKSDGGYGYATTDLATVRHRVRTLHADRMLYVIGAPQSLHLEMVWATARLAGWLPDDVEVVHVKIGNVLGDDRKILRTRSGAPLRLMSLLDEAVAAARGVLDEQQPPLDEATREVVAPQVAMAAVKYADLSVAHDSEYVFDLARMVAPTGNTGPYIQYAAARLHSIFRTAGLSPAEATAPLRADSPAERALCLALLEHGNVVTAVGLTLEPHRLCAYLFDLAQAFSQFYEHCPVLKAPDEETRDARLALCAATLRVMVSGLDLLGIESPERM; this is encoded by the coding sequence ATGCTCTCCCCCGAGTCGGTCCTCGCTCCCCTGGTGTCCGCTGCGATCGAACAGGCATTCGGGCCCGAGCTGCGCGGGACCGACCCGGTGCTGCGACCGAGCCAGTACGCCGACGTCCAGGTCAACGCCGCGCTGGCCCTCGCCAAGCGGCTCGGCCTCCCGCCTCGTGAGGTCGCGGCCCGCATCGTCGAGCACCTCGAGGTCGGCGGCATCTGCGACGACGTGGAGATCAGCGGCCCGGGCTTCCTCAACCTGACCCTGGGCGACGACTGGATCGGCGCTCAGGCGACGGCCCTCGCGGCCGACCCGCGCCTCGGCGTACCCGTCGAGGAGGCCCAGGTCGTGCCGATCGACTACTCCGCGCCCAACGTCGCCAAGGAGATGCACGTCGGGCACCTGCGCACCACGGTCGTCGGCGATGCGCTGGCGCGCACCCTGGAGCACCTCGGGCACCACGTCGTCCGTCAGAACCACATCGGCGACTGGGGCACGCCGTTCGGCATGCTCATCGAGCACCTGCTCGACGTCGGTGAGGACTCCCCTGCCGCCGCCCTGGTAGAGACCGACCCCAACGCCTTCTACCAGGCCGCGCGCGCCGAGTTCGAGGGCGACGAGGGGTTCGCGACGAGGGCCCGCGCCCGGGTCGTGGCCCTCCAGTCCGGCGACGAGGCCACGCTGGTGGTGTGGCGGCGCCTGGTCGCGCGCTCCCAGAACTACTTCAACACCATCTACCGTCGGCTCGGGGTGACCCTCACCGACGCCGACCTGGCCGGCGAGTCGACCTACGACCACGACCTGGCCGCCGTCTGCGCCGAGCTGGTCGAGGCCGGGATCGCGGTGGAGAGCGACGGCGCGCTGTGCGTCTTCCTCGACGGCTACACCGGTCGTGAGGGCAAGCCCTTGCCGCTGATCGTGCGCAAGTCCGACGGCGGTTACGGCTACGCCACGACCGACCTCGCCACCGTGCGCCACCGGGTCCGCACCCTGCACGCCGACCGGATGCTCTACGTCATCGGCGCTCCACAGTCGCTGCACCTCGAGATGGTGTGGGCCACCGCGCGGCTCGCGGGCTGGCTGCCCGACGACGTCGAGGTCGTCCACGTCAAGATCGGCAACGTCCTGGGTGACGACCGCAAGATCCTGCGCACCCGCAGTGGTGCTCCGCTGCGGCTGATGTCCCTGCTGGACGAGGCGGTCGCGGCGGCCCGCGGGGTCCTCGACGAGCAGCAGCCACCGCTCGACGAGGCGACCCGCGAGGTCGTCGCGCCCCAGGTCGCGATGGCCGCCGTCAAGTACGCCGACCTGTCCGTGGCCCACGACAGCGAGTACGTCTTCGACCTGGCCCGGATGGTCGCCCCGACCGGCAACACCGGCCCCTACATCCAGTACGCCGCCGCGCGCCTGCACTCGATCTTCCGTACGGCGGGCCTGTCCCCCGCCGAGGCAACCGCCCCGCTCCGGGCGGACTCCCCGGCCGAGCGAGCGCTCTGCCTCGCCCTGCTCGAGCACGGCAACGTAGTCACCGCGGTTGGCCTAACCCTCGAGCCGCACCGCCTGTGCGCCTACCTGTTCGACCTCGCCCAGGCGTTCTCCCAGTTCTACGAGCACTGCCCCGTGCTCAAGGCCCCGGACGAGGAAACCCGCGACGCGCGGCTCGCGCTGTGCGCCGCGACGCTGCGCGTCATGGTGTCCGGTCTCGACCTGCTCGGGATCGAGTCGCCGGAGCGCATGTGA
- a CDS encoding TetR/AcrR family transcriptional regulator — MEDRESAAPPRIAGAARREEIVAAAARFFAEQGYHTVGMREIADAVGIKGASLYNHFGSKEEILYAIALKMTRDPQEQHLPLLDAEGTPTERLASLIEAHVRNLADNRVEHLVSLRELPALTPEHLARVTDYRKYYQRRVRDVIAAGARAGELHVEDPSRAAIAVLDMLNGISWWLRDDHDVEALVTTYVSFAIDGVLGRRGGPR, encoded by the coding sequence ATGGAGGACCGGGAGTCGGCAGCCCCGCCGAGGATCGCCGGCGCAGCGCGTCGTGAGGAGATCGTGGCCGCGGCGGCCCGCTTCTTCGCCGAGCAGGGCTATCACACGGTCGGCATGCGCGAGATCGCCGACGCAGTGGGTATCAAGGGTGCGAGTCTCTACAACCACTTCGGCTCCAAGGAGGAGATCCTCTACGCGATCGCTCTCAAGATGACCCGCGACCCGCAGGAGCAGCACCTGCCGCTGCTCGACGCCGAGGGCACTCCGACCGAGCGGCTCGCGTCGCTGATCGAGGCCCACGTGCGCAACCTCGCCGACAACCGCGTCGAGCACCTCGTGAGCCTCCGCGAGCTGCCGGCGCTCACGCCCGAGCACCTCGCGCGGGTGACCGACTACCGCAAGTACTACCAGCGTCGGGTCCGTGACGTGATCGCGGCGGGCGCGCGTGCGGGGGAGCTGCACGTCGAGGATCCGTCGAGGGCGGCTATCGCCGTCCTCGACATGCTGAACGGCATCAGCTGGTGGCTGCGCGACGACCACGACGTCGAGGCACTCGTCACCACCTACGTCTCCTTCGCGATCGACGGCGTCCTGGGTCGTCGTGGAGGTCCGCGGTGA